A genomic stretch from Deltaproteobacteria bacterium includes:
- a CDS encoding CinA family nicotinamide mononucleotide deamidase-related protein produces MNIGIMAIGDELTGGMTQDTNSSYLAREIHAEGWRISGIHIVGDEGTAIAAALAYLIKISNAVIVMGGLGPTADDITTEAIATAFDLELYTDEAILQRMKELFTAVGLPWSDTNAKQARFPQGADVINNPVGTACGFSLLRDGVPVFVIPGVPREVYRMFPEGVLPRLRKAAGRDNAAPLRKTIKTFGLTEAEVAKRLSDLRAPAGMTVGFYPRFPENHIVLTARNGGDEEGREKLSSLVGWIEERLHPYVFGYDDETLEGVVYALLREKGLTLSVAESCSGGLITDHLTDVPGSSNVLERGVVVYSNRSKMELLGVPAGVIETKGAVSSETAVAMAEGIRALAGTDIGLATTGIAGPTGGTKEKPVGTVFMAITDRDGTVWREFHFRWDRRRNKEMTAHIALELLRRRLTGVDIHGS; encoded by the coding sequence GTGAACATTGGTATCATGGCTATCGGTGATGAACTGACGGGCGGGATGACCCAGGATACGAACTCATCCTACCTGGCCCGCGAGATCCACGCCGAAGGGTGGCGGATCTCCGGCATCCACATCGTCGGTGATGAAGGGACGGCCATTGCCGCGGCCCTCGCCTATCTCATAAAGATCTCCAACGCTGTCATCGTTATGGGAGGCCTCGGTCCGACGGCCGATGACATCACCACGGAAGCGATCGCCACCGCCTTCGACCTCGAACTCTATACGGATGAGGCGATCCTGCAGCGAATGAAGGAACTTTTCACAGCCGTCGGTCTTCCCTGGTCGGACACGAACGCGAAACAGGCCCGGTTTCCTCAAGGCGCTGATGTCATAAACAATCCCGTCGGGACCGCCTGCGGATTTTCACTGCTTCGGGATGGTGTGCCGGTCTTCGTCATTCCCGGCGTCCCCCGCGAAGTGTATCGGATGTTTCCCGAGGGAGTTCTACCCCGGCTCAGAAAAGCAGCCGGCAGGGACAACGCAGCGCCGCTTCGGAAAACCATCAAGACCTTCGGACTTACCGAGGCTGAAGTGGCGAAACGGCTCTCGGACCTGCGGGCACCCGCGGGGATGACCGTCGGGTTCTACCCCCGTTTCCCGGAAAACCACATCGTCCTGACCGCGCGGAACGGAGGGGATGAAGAAGGCCGTGAAAAACTGTCGTCACTGGTCGGATGGATCGAGGAGCGTCTTCATCCGTACGTCTTCGGGTATGATGACGAGACCCTTGAAGGTGTGGTGTATGCCTTGTTGCGGGAGAAAGGCCTTACCCTTTCCGTGGCGGAATCATGTTCTGGCGGGCTCATTACGGATCACCTGACCGATGTGCCGGGAAGTTCCAATGTTCTGGAAAGGGGTGTCGTGGTATACAGCAACCGGTCAAAAATGGAACTGCTGGGGGTGCCGGCCGGGGTCATTGAAACCAAAGGGGCGGTCAGCAGTGAGACGGCCGTGGCCATGGCTGAAGGAATCCGGGCCCTTGCAGGGACCGACATCGGCCTGGCGACGACGGGAATCGCCGGTCCCACAGGAGGGACAAAGGAAAAACCCGTGGGGACCGTCTTTATGGCCATTACAGACAGGGACGGTACGGTGTGGCGCGAGTTCCACTTTCGCTGGGACCGCCGGAGAAACAAGGAAATGACCGCCCACATCGCCCTTGAACTGCTCAGGCGAAGACTGACAGGGGTGGATATCCATGGAAGCTGA
- a CDS encoding calcium/sodium antiporter produces MDILNLLGNDTAIRELVAGLPSLALVIAIIVCIVLLSKGADWMIDGVVSLARRTGLSQVVIGATIVSLGTTTPEAFVSVVAAWLGDPGLALGNGVGSIIADTGLIFGVTCLLAAVPVKRYILNRTGLVQVGAATLLVVLSLFAWFASGGEPVLNRWVGMLLLVLLGWYLFATYRWARQDEEEKTRRTADPPAETMSLGRAWALIAAGLILVVAGARILVPCAAELAYRIGVPHDVIAATMVALGTSLPELMTAVASVRKGHPDITVGNIVGADVLNCLFVIGAAAATRPLAVPPNFFTFHFPAMLIILYSFRFFIVMNRDGRFKRWQGAWLLGIYLVYVILQYALTIGTGQA; encoded by the coding sequence ATGGATATTCTTAACCTCCTGGGCAATGATACAGCGATACGGGAACTGGTCGCGGGACTGCCTTCCCTTGCACTGGTCATCGCCATCATCGTCTGCATCGTCCTTCTCTCAAAAGGCGCCGACTGGATGATCGACGGCGTGGTGAGTCTTGCCCGGCGAACAGGTCTCTCACAGGTGGTCATCGGGGCCACGATCGTTTCCCTTGGAACGACGACACCGGAGGCCTTTGTCTCCGTCGTGGCCGCCTGGCTCGGAGACCCCGGCCTGGCCCTGGGAAACGGCGTCGGCTCGATCATCGCCGACACGGGGCTTATCTTCGGCGTCACCTGTCTGCTGGCGGCGGTACCCGTGAAACGCTATATCCTGAACCGAACCGGTCTTGTGCAGGTCGGCGCCGCCACGTTGCTGGTCGTTCTCTCCCTTTTTGCCTGGTTCGCTTCGGGGGGAGAACCGGTCCTGAACCGGTGGGTCGGGATGCTTCTGCTCGTTTTGCTCGGCTGGTATCTTTTCGCCACGTACCGCTGGGCCCGGCAGGATGAAGAAGAAAAGACCCGCAGGACAGCGGACCCCCCGGCGGAAACCATGTCACTGGGAAGGGCGTGGGCATTGATAGCGGCGGGGCTGATCCTTGTGGTGGCCGGGGCACGTATTCTCGTTCCCTGTGCTGCGGAACTGGCATACAGGATCGGTGTTCCCCACGATGTCATTGCAGCGACCATGGTGGCCCTGGGAACATCACTGCCGGAACTGATGACGGCCGTGGCGTCCGTCCGCAAGGGGCATCCTGATATTACCGTGGGCAATATCGTCGGGGCCGATGTGCTGAACTGCCTTTTCGTCATCGGCGCCGCGGCGGCCACCCGTCCCCTCGCCGTTCCACCGAATTTCTTCACCTTTCACTTCCCGGCCATGCTCATCATCCTCTATTCCTTCCGGTTCTTCATCGTGATGAACCGCGACGGCCGGTTCAAGCGCTGGCAAGGGGCGTGGCTCCTGGGTATCTACCTGGTATACGTGATCCTTCAGTACGCGCTGACAATCGGTACCGGGCAGGCGTGA
- the recA gene encoding recombinase RecA produces the protein MEGDKERAVELAISQIEKQFGKGSIMRLGGEEVISNVPTISTGALSLDIALGVGGVPRGRVIEIFGPESGGKTTLALHLVSEAQRMGGLAAFVDAEHALDVTYARHIGVNTDDLLISQPDTGEQALEIAEVLVRSGALDILVIDSVAALVPRSELEGDMGDAQMGLQARLMSQALRKLTGSIGRSKTTVIFINQLRMKIGVFFGNPETTTGGNALKFYATMRLDIRKTSAIKQGQDIIGNRVRVKVVKNKVAPPFKEAEFDIIFGEGISREGDILDLAVDNDIVEKSGAWYAYGGERIGQGRDNTRLFLKEHPEMFKTIETEVRRKFNLLKERPEQQE, from the coding sequence ATGGAAGGCGATAAGGAACGGGCCGTAGAGCTGGCCATATCCCAGATTGAAAAACAGTTTGGAAAAGGTTCCATCATGCGGCTGGGAGGTGAAGAGGTCATTTCAAACGTTCCGACGATCTCCACGGGGGCGCTCAGTCTTGATATTGCCCTTGGCGTGGGCGGTGTTCCCCGGGGCCGGGTCATCGAGATCTTCGGACCGGAATCGGGCGGGAAGACGACCCTGGCCTTGCACCTGGTCTCGGAAGCGCAGCGGATGGGAGGCCTGGCGGCCTTTGTCGACGCGGAGCACGCCCTTGACGTGACGTATGCCCGGCACATAGGGGTGAATACTGACGACCTGCTGATATCCCAGCCCGATACGGGGGAGCAGGCCCTGGAGATAGCAGAGGTTCTGGTTCGGAGCGGCGCCCTTGACATCCTCGTCATCGATTCCGTGGCAGCGCTGGTTCCCCGTTCAGAGCTCGAGGGAGACATGGGTGACGCCCAGATGGGGCTCCAGGCACGGCTTATGTCACAGGCCCTTCGTAAACTGACGGGGAGTATCGGCCGCTCCAAAACGACGGTGATCTTTATCAACCAGTTGCGGATGAAGATCGGCGTCTTTTTCGGTAATCCTGAGACGACCACCGGCGGCAACGCCCTGAAATTTTACGCTACCATGCGGCTCGATATCAGGAAGACCTCGGCCATCAAACAGGGACAGGACATCATCGGAAACCGCGTCAGGGTGAAGGTGGTGAAGAATAAGGTGGCCCCGCCTTTCAAGGAGGCCGAATTCGATATCATCTTCGGAGAAGGTATCTCGCGGGAAGGCGACATTCTTGACCTGGCCGTGGATAATGATATTGTGGAAAAGTCGGGTGCCTGGTATGCCTACGGCGGCGAGCGCATCGGACAGGGCCGGGACAACACGCGGCTCTTTCTGAAGGAACATCCTGAGATGTTCAAGACCATAGAGACTGAGGTCAGACGGAAATTCAACCTCCTGAAGGAGCGTCCCGAGCAGCAGGAATAA
- a CDS encoding phosphatidylglycerophosphatase A — MGHGVFEKFVKIVAVGFGSGLSPLAPGTVGTLVGIPLFLLFATFSRPLYLLSVTALFFLAVFVSQEAEKLFRERDPSRVVIDEVVGFLVTMFLVAPTTAHILLGFLLFRLFDITKPFPIRACERRLPGGYGIVGDDVVAGVYANVVLQLIIALTGL; from the coding sequence ATGGGGCATGGCGTGTTTGAGAAATTCGTGAAAATTGTGGCGGTCGGGTTCGGAAGCGGCCTTTCCCCCCTAGCGCCGGGTACCGTGGGAACGCTTGTAGGAATCCCTCTGTTCCTGCTCTTTGCGACCTTTTCCCGGCCGCTCTACCTGTTGTCGGTTACAGCCCTTTTTTTTCTCGCCGTCTTCGTTTCCCAGGAAGCGGAGAAACTGTTCCGGGAACGGGACCCCTCACGGGTTGTCATCGACGAGGTCGTCGGGTTCCTGGTTACCATGTTTCTCGTCGCGCCCACGACGGCGCACATACTTTTGGGTTTCCTTCTTTTCCGGCTTTTTGATATTACCAAGCCTTTTCCGATCCGTGCCTGCGAACGGCGACTGCCTGGCGGATACGGTATCGTAGGAGATGACGTTGTCGCCGGTGTATACGCGAACGTTGTGTTACAGCTGATAATTGCCCTGACGGGCCTGTAG
- the alaS gene encoding alanine--tRNA ligase, with protein MTASEIRKKFLEYFRQQGHAIVQSSMLVPKEDPSLLFTNAGMVQFKNVFLGMEERNYTRATTSQKCVRAGGKHNDLENVGFTARHHTFFEMLGNFSFGDYFKEGAIEYGWEFLTKVMGIPEEKLLVTIYRDDDDAFEIWNRKIGVPAEKIFRLGEKDNFWMMGETGPCGPCSEIIYDQGPGVGCGRPECDITCDCDRHLELWNLVFMQFERDAAGTMNPLPKQNIDTGMGLERLAAVMQGVQSNYDTDLFSGILRKIEELASKKYGEGEEASISMRVIADHSRAITFLVSDGILPSNDGRGYVLRRILRRAARHGKLLGLDRPFLNEIIPVIIGEMKDAYPELLDKESYVRNVVVNEEQRFMATLDAGLRILNDEVERLRSRSETVIPGGVVFKLYDTYGFPTDLTADAVRSHEMTVDLEGFERAMEAQREKARESWKGSGEEEISDVYLKLSNRKISTRFVGYEGIIESTSKVTAILKEDEPVDQLAEGEKGEIFVEETPFYGEVGGQVGDVGVIEGDGALFEVWDTQKPLDDLFSHIGKLKKGTIKVGNRVTLKTDEAIRRAIEANHSGTHLLQASLKRVLGDHVKQSGSLVNAERLRFDFTHFAKVEDDELERVENIANEYIRRNFSVETTLLPREEAMKTGATAVFDEKYGESVRVVKMGDVSMELCGGTHVGRTGDVGFLKIISESSVAAGIRRIEAVTGGEAVRYAEKVEKELKRTAFMIRANPLELSGRIEKLLQNQREMEKEMESLKGKLASRDSADLLSQAKEVAGVKILSTMVEVPNVKALRDFGDKVRDRLRSGIILLGGRVDNKAMLLCMVTKDLTGRYNAGAIVKEIAPIVGGSGGGRPDMAQAGGSKPEQLPAALEKLEAIVAAG; from the coding sequence ATTACGGCGAGTGAGATCAGAAAGAAATTTCTCGAATATTTTCGGCAGCAGGGGCACGCGATTGTGCAGAGTTCGATGCTCGTACCGAAGGAAGACCCGTCGCTGCTCTTTACCAACGCAGGGATGGTCCAGTTCAAGAACGTTTTTCTGGGAATGGAGGAACGGAATTACACGCGGGCCACGACATCCCAGAAGTGCGTCAGGGCCGGAGGAAAACATAACGACCTGGAAAACGTGGGATTTACCGCCCGGCACCACACCTTTTTCGAGATGCTCGGGAATTTTTCCTTCGGCGATTATTTCAAAGAGGGGGCCATTGAATACGGCTGGGAATTTCTCACGAAAGTGATGGGTATTCCAGAGGAAAAGCTGCTGGTGACAATCTACCGGGATGACGATGATGCCTTCGAGATCTGGAACAGGAAGATCGGCGTTCCCGCAGAAAAGATATTCCGCCTGGGCGAAAAGGATAACTTCTGGATGATGGGAGAGACCGGTCCCTGTGGTCCCTGCTCGGAGATCATTTACGATCAGGGCCCCGGTGTCGGCTGCGGGAGGCCCGAGTGCGACATCACCTGTGACTGCGACCGCCATCTCGAGCTGTGGAACCTCGTCTTCATGCAGTTCGAACGGGATGCCGCGGGAACAATGAACCCTCTTCCCAAGCAGAACATCGATACGGGCATGGGTCTGGAGCGCCTTGCCGCCGTCATGCAGGGGGTTCAGAGCAACTATGATACGGACCTGTTCTCGGGGATCCTGCGGAAGATCGAAGAACTTGCGTCGAAAAAGTACGGCGAGGGTGAAGAGGCAAGCATCTCAATGCGGGTCATCGCCGACCACAGCAGGGCCATTACCTTTCTTGTGAGCGACGGCATTCTCCCGTCCAACGACGGCAGGGGGTACGTGCTCCGGCGCATCCTGCGGCGTGCCGCACGGCACGGGAAACTGCTCGGCCTGGACCGGCCTTTTTTGAACGAGATCATACCCGTCATCATCGGTGAAATGAAGGACGCCTACCCGGAGCTTCTCGACAAGGAATCCTATGTGCGAAACGTTGTGGTCAACGAAGAGCAGCGGTTCATGGCGACCCTTGATGCCGGCCTCAGAATACTGAACGACGAAGTGGAGCGCCTCAGGAGCCGGAGTGAGACGGTCATTCCCGGCGGTGTGGTTTTCAAGCTGTACGACACCTATGGGTTTCCAACGGACCTGACGGCCGATGCCGTCCGCAGCCATGAGATGACCGTCGACCTTGAGGGGTTCGAAAGGGCCATGGAAGCACAGCGTGAAAAGGCCCGGGAATCCTGGAAGGGAAGCGGGGAGGAAGAGATCTCCGACGTGTACCTGAAACTTTCGAACCGGAAGATATCCACCCGTTTCGTGGGGTACGAGGGGATCATCGAAAGCACTTCCAAAGTGACGGCCATACTGAAGGAAGATGAGCCGGTGGATCAACTGGCCGAGGGGGAAAAGGGAGAGATCTTCGTTGAAGAAACCCCCTTCTATGGCGAGGTCGGCGGCCAGGTTGGCGATGTGGGAGTCATCGAGGGTGATGGAGCGCTCTTTGAAGTCTGGGATACGCAGAAACCACTCGACGATCTGTTCAGCCATATCGGAAAACTCAAAAAGGGAACCATAAAGGTTGGCAACCGGGTGACCCTGAAGACGGATGAAGCCATCCGGCGTGCAATTGAGGCGAACCACTCGGGGACCCATCTCCTGCAGGCTTCCCTGAAACGGGTCCTCGGTGACCATGTGAAACAGTCGGGCTCGCTCGTCAACGCTGAGCGTCTGCGCTTTGACTTCACCCATTTCGCGAAAGTGGAGGATGATGAGCTCGAACGGGTGGAAAACATAGCCAACGAATATATCCGTCGGAACTTTTCCGTGGAGACAACGCTGCTTCCCCGTGAAGAGGCCATGAAGACGGGTGCTACCGCCGTTTTCGATGAAAAATACGGTGAATCCGTACGGGTGGTGAAAATGGGGGACGTCAGCATGGAGCTCTGCGGCGGGACCCATGTCGGGCGAACCGGTGATGTGGGGTTTCTCAAGATCATCAGTGAGTCATCCGTCGCCGCGGGGATCCGGAGGATCGAGGCCGTGACCGGCGGCGAGGCTGTCCGCTATGCCGAGAAGGTCGAAAAAGAACTGAAAAGAACGGCTTTTATGATCAGGGCGAATCCCCTCGAGCTTTCCGGCCGGATCGAGAAACTGCTCCAGAATCAGAGAGAGATGGAAAAGGAGATGGAATCTCTCAAAGGGAAGCTTGCGTCACGGGATTCCGCCGACTTGCTTTCACAGGCAAAGGAGGTCGCCGGTGTAAAAATCCTTTCCACCATGGTCGAGGTGCCCAACGTCAAGGCGTTGCGTGATTTCGGCGACAAGGTACGTGACCGGCTCCGGTCGGGGATCATCCTGCTGGGCGGAAGAGTGGACAATAAGGCGATGCTCCTGTGCATGGTGACAAAGGACCTGACCGGCCGGTACAACGCGGGAGCCATCGTGAAGGAGATAGCGCCCATCGTGGGCGGTAGTGGCGGCGGGCGTCCCGATATGGCCCAGGCGGGCGGGTCAAAGCCCGAGCAACTGCCGGCGGCCCTGGAAAAACTGGAGGCCATCGTGGCGGCGGGATAG
- the thpR gene encoding RNA 2',3'-cyclic phosphodiesterase, translating into MEAEKPVRTFLAIDLPAGVKDDIGSVQKRLKNLLEGVRWTRPEGIHLTLKFFGDIRREDREGIIGVVRERTAGVAPFTMKLGHLGAFPSFKRPRVLWIGLEGETERLAALQGEIEEGLEALGFKKENRSFRPHLTLGRARYSKGTIIGLREAVKDMKIEQKTFSAGTLTLFRSDLRPDGAVYTVLAEFPFPG; encoded by the coding sequence ATGGAAGCTGAGAAACCGGTCCGTACCTTTCTTGCCATTGACCTTCCAGCCGGCGTCAAGGATGATATCGGGTCTGTTCAAAAACGGCTGAAGAACCTCCTGGAAGGTGTCCGCTGGACCCGCCCAGAAGGGATCCATCTGACGCTGAAATTCTTCGGTGATATTCGACGTGAGGACCGTGAGGGCATCATCGGTGTCGTCAGGGAGCGGACGGCTGGAGTCGCACCCTTCACGATGAAACTGGGGCACCTCGGCGCCTTTCCCAGTTTCAAGAGGCCCCGGGTGCTCTGGATAGGTCTGGAAGGGGAGACAGAGCGACTTGCGGCCCTCCAGGGGGAGATCGAAGAAGGCCTCGAAGCCCTGGGGTTTAAAAAGGAAAACAGGTCATTCCGGCCGCATCTGACGCTGGGCAGGGCCCGGTATTCGAAGGGAACCATCATCGGTCTTCGCGAGGCCGTAAAAGATATGAAAATTGAACAGAAGACATTCAGTGCCGGTACATTGACCCTCTTCAGGAGCGACCTGCGTCCTGACGGAGCGGTCTATACGGTGCTGGCGGAGTTTCCCTTTCCGGGGTGA
- a CDS encoding RecX family transcriptional regulator: protein MDEPAFEKARDRAVRMLAYRGRSVQEVSSRLESAGYSRSMINRVVSWLTERDFLNDEAFAREWARNCAVNKLWGNRKITLDLREKGISGDAIERAIAAAREEIEEHEALEMLLNKKLKNRTGGKTISLKDKGRLYRTLAGRGFPPPLIYEALRTLKEESIDYGE, encoded by the coding sequence ATGGACGAACCGGCATTTGAAAAGGCGAGGGACCGGGCGGTGCGAATGCTTGCCTACCGGGGTCGGAGCGTCCAGGAGGTATCGTCCCGGCTGGAAAGCGCGGGGTATTCCCGCTCCATGATCAACCGGGTCGTGTCCTGGCTGACGGAACGGGACTTTCTTAACGATGAGGCTTTTGCCCGTGAGTGGGCGAGAAACTGTGCCGTCAACAAGCTCTGGGGAAACAGAAAGATCACCCTGGACCTTCGGGAAAAGGGAATCAGCGGCGACGCCATAGAACGTGCCATCGCGGCGGCCCGTGAGGAGATAGAAGAGCACGAAGCACTGGAAATGCTCCTGAACAAGAAACTGAAGAACAGGACCGGCGGGAAAACAATATCACTGAAGGACAAGGGACGGCTGTATCGCACCCTTGCCGGAAGAGGTTTCCCGCCGCCTTTGATATATGAAGCATTACGAACGCTCAAGGAGGAATCAATTGATTACGGCGAGTGA
- the lexA gene encoding repressor LexA: MEKRKRTRESVEKRITGFFREYRRMPTYSEMMRLLGVRSKSVVDFWVRKLVAAGTLEKDNRGFLRPAQRALPIPLVGEVTAGFPSPAEEELRDTISLDDYLITRPDSSFLLKVTGDSMIDEGIRPGDIVIVEKGREPRNGDVIIAEVDGEWTMKYFRKRRGTVVLEAANPRYPPIKPKSELTIGGVITGVIRKY; encoded by the coding sequence ATGGAAAAAAGAAAACGAACCAGGGAAAGCGTGGAAAAACGGATCACCGGGTTCTTTCGTGAATACCGGCGGATGCCCACCTATTCCGAAATGATGCGCCTTCTCGGGGTACGTTCGAAGAGCGTCGTCGATTTCTGGGTCAGAAAACTCGTCGCCGCCGGTACGCTTGAAAAGGATAACCGGGGATTCCTGAGGCCGGCCCAGCGCGCCCTTCCGATCCCTCTGGTGGGGGAAGTCACCGCCGGGTTTCCCTCACCCGCCGAGGAGGAATTGCGGGACACGATCTCCCTCGACGATTACCTGATCACCCGCCCTGATTCCTCGTTCCTGCTGAAGGTCACCGGAGACTCGATGATCGACGAAGGCATCCGCCCGGGAGATATCGTCATCGTGGAAAAGGGCCGGGAACCGCGAAACGGTGACGTCATCATCGCCGAGGTGGACGGAGAATGGACGATGAAATACTTCAGAAAGCGGCGGGGCACCGTCGTCCTCGAGGCGGCGAACCCCCGTTACCCGCCCATCAAACCGAAATCGGAGCTCACGATCGGCGGCGTCATCACCGGGGTGATACGGAAGTATTAA